One genomic segment of Triplophysa rosa linkage group LG22, Trosa_1v2, whole genome shotgun sequence includes these proteins:
- the myl10 gene encoding myosin regulatory light chain 10 isoform X1 has protein sequence MAPKKAKKKEAASSNVFSMFEQSQIQEFKEAFTIMDQNRDGFIDKNDLRDTFAALGRLNVGNDELDEMLKESSGPINFTVFLTMFGEKLKGTDPEETLLNAFKIFDPEGTGILKGEEIKYHLMSQADKFTEAEINQMFTNFPLDVAGNLDYKNLCYVITHGEDKEQE, from the exons ATG GCCCCAAAGAAAGCCAAGAAGAAGGAAGCCGCCAGCTCCAACGTGTTCAGCATGTTTGAGCAGTCACAGATCCAAGAGTTTAAAGAG GCTTTCACCATCATGGACCAGAACAGGGATGGCTTTATTGACAAAAACGACCTGAGGGACACGTTTGCTGCTCTGG GACGTCTCAACGTGGGCAACGATGAGCTCGACGAGATGTTGAAGGAATCCTCCGGCCCCATTAACTTCACCGTCTTCCTCACCATGTTCGGCGAGAAGCTCAAAG GTACAGACCCTGAGGAGACGCTTCTCAATGCCTTTAAAATCTTCGATCCAGAAGGCACGGGCATTCTTAAAGGAGAAGA GATTAAGTATCACCTTATGTCACAGGCAGACAAATTTACTGAGGCTGAG ATAAATCAAATGTTCACAAACTTTCCCTTGGATGTGGCTGGCAACCTGGACTACAAAAACCTGTGCTACGTCATCACCCACGGAGAGGACAAAGAACAGGAGTAA
- the myl10 gene encoding myosin regulatory light chain 10 isoform X2 produces MFEQSQIQEFKEAFTIMDQNRDGFIDKNDLRDTFAALGRLNVGNDELDEMLKESSGPINFTVFLTMFGEKLKGTDPEETLLNAFKIFDPEGTGILKGEEIKYHLMSQADKFTEAEINQMFTNFPLDVAGNLDYKNLCYVITHGEDKEQE; encoded by the exons ATGTTTGAGCAGTCACAGATCCAAGAGTTTAAAGAG GCTTTCACCATCATGGACCAGAACAGGGATGGCTTTATTGACAAAAACGACCTGAGGGACACGTTTGCTGCTCTGG GACGTCTCAACGTGGGCAACGATGAGCTCGACGAGATGTTGAAGGAATCCTCCGGCCCCATTAACTTCACCGTCTTCCTCACCATGTTCGGCGAGAAGCTCAAAG GTACAGACCCTGAGGAGACGCTTCTCAATGCCTTTAAAATCTTCGATCCAGAAGGCACGGGCATTCTTAAAGGAGAAGA GATTAAGTATCACCTTATGTCACAGGCAGACAAATTTACTGAGGCTGAG ATAAATCAAATGTTCACAAACTTTCCCTTGGATGTGGCTGGCAACCTGGACTACAAAAACCTGTGCTACGTCATCACCCACGGAGAGGACAAAGAACAGGAGTAA